CTTTGATAGAAAAGCGTGCAAAGGAATATACGATAGATGAACTGCGCTGCGTTTTTTGTGGATTATGTGTCGAGGCCTGCCCGTGCGATGCCGTAAGAATGGACACCTACAAGTACGAAAATTCGAACTACACGCGTCAGGACCTTGTCTACGATAAGAACAGACTGCTTAGTAATAGCGCGGAAGGCCAAAGCCCTTATTCGAGCGCGCTGTAAGTTGAGTGGCCCACTTCGGAATAGCACACTTTATAGTATTTTAACCTTTGGTTAGTAATACCTTTATTAAAAACTGTAAGTATGCGATACTTCATCGCAGGCTTAAAGCCTGCTAATCCACAGCGAGACGATGTTTTTGCCGGAGGGCTTTCTTTTCGGCGTGATGGCGTTTGTTCGCAAGCATCTTCTCTTTGGCCTTTTTTGAGCGCCTCTTCTTTTGTTTTCTTATCTTCCATATCCGCTGTTCTTCCGCGCTTTGAGCGCCATAACAGCGTTTTTCCAGTTTTTCTAAAAGTATTCTCCTAGCAAGGAACCGGTTAAGCGACTGACTCCGCTCTATCTGACATTTGACCTCAAGACCCGTTGGAATATGTTTAAGCACCACGCACGAAGAGGTTTTATCGACCTTTTGGCCGCCGGCGCCGGATGCGCGAATGAAGTGTTCCGAGATGTCGGCCTCTTTAAGTCCCACAGCCTCCATCCTGTTTGCAAGCTCCAAAAGTTTTCCGGTAGATACCAACATGACTTGCCCTTATTTAAAGTTTTATTCTCCCAAAGTAAAGCTAATTTATTCTTGCAATTTTAAATAGTTACCAATAGGTTGGCGCGACCATGTTCAAGTATATTGCACGAAAGATAGTAGGGACCAAGAACGAGCGCGAACTAAAAAGGATAGCGCCGCTGGTCGCAAAAATAAACGGGTTTGAACCGTCCATATCAGTGCTTTCAGATGACGAGCTTCGCGGAAAGAGAGTAGAGTTTAGAGAACGCCTTGGTAGCGGTGAAACTCTCAACGATATTCTTCCCGAGGCCTTTGCGGTAGTTCGCGAAGGCGGCAAACGAGCGCTTAACATGCGCCACTTTGACGTTCAAATGATAGGCGGTATCGTGCTTCACGAAGGAAAGATATCCGAAATGAGGACCGGTGAAGGAAAGACCCTTGTCGCAACGCTGGCCATATATCTTAACGCACTCGAAGGGAAGGGTGTTCATCTTGTCACCGTCAACGACTACCTTGCAAAACGCGATGCCGAATGGATGGGCCAGCTTTATAAATTCTTAGGTCTTAGCGTCGGTTCCGTTGTTCACGGCCTTACCGACGCCCAGAGAAAAGAGGCTTACGCCTGCGATATCACCTACGGCACTAACAACGAGTTTGGATTCGACTATCTTCGCGACAACATGAAATACTCGACCGGCGAGTTCGTTCAAAGGCCGCTTAATTTTGCGATAGTCGACGAGGTCGATTCCATCCTGATAGACGAAGCCAGGACACCGCTCATCATCTCCGGTCCGGCGGAGGAATCAACGCAGCTATATTACACGGTCAACCAGATAATACCGTTCTT
The Deltaproteobacteria bacterium CG11_big_fil_rev_8_21_14_0_20_49_13 genome window above contains:
- a CDS encoding peptide chain release factor-like protein is translated as MLVSTGKLLELANRMEAVGLKEADISEHFIRASGAGGQKVDKTSSCVVLKHIPTGLEVKCQIERSQSLNRFLARRILLEKLEKRCYGAQSAEEQRIWKIRKQKKRRSKKAKEKMLANKRHHAEKKALRQKHRLAVD